From Sphingomonas nostoxanthinifaciens, a single genomic window includes:
- a CDS encoding M23 family metallopeptidase, whose amino-acid sequence MYLRQTEGFGGGGTVAIDGVAGARAGQRDLLRRMLDRAAQADLVVDLGQRIGSGEWWRGLATCTALCGAAVAFAPTLHPLPGASPAPLTDAQAREMRLSAIAPQAYGADTGQRVAASATLVERLTDTPERPQIQVSTTLGQGDGFARVLARAGVGADEARQVADLVAQATTLGDIKPGTKLDLTLGRRPNKQVARPLDHLAFRAKLELALEVNRVDGVLKLKEIPIAVDETPLRIVGRVGSSLLAAARNAGAPAKAIETYLRAIGQHLAIRSVGANDHFDLILAHRRAATGETETGGLLYAGLDEGKKQLRLLKWDLAGREQWFDAAGVGEQRGEMKMPVQGHLTSSFGMRFHPILGFSRMHQGMDYGAPMGAPIVAAADGVISFAGRHGGHGNYVQIRHDGAMGTGYAHMSRIIARMGEHVRAGQLIGYVGSTGLSTGPHLHFEVFKNNVAVNPLSVKFTQAAQLAGSELQRFRATLARLLSVRKTG is encoded by the coding sequence ATGTACCTGCGACAGACCGAAGGATTCGGCGGTGGCGGCACCGTTGCGATCGATGGTGTCGCGGGTGCCCGTGCCGGACAGCGCGATCTGCTGCGGCGCATGCTCGACCGCGCCGCGCAGGCGGATCTCGTCGTCGATCTCGGCCAGCGCATCGGCAGCGGCGAATGGTGGCGCGGTCTCGCGACCTGCACCGCGCTGTGCGGGGCGGCCGTCGCCTTCGCACCGACCCTGCATCCGCTGCCGGGGGCATCACCCGCCCCGCTGACCGATGCGCAGGCGCGCGAGATGCGCCTCTCCGCCATCGCCCCGCAGGCTTATGGCGCCGACACCGGCCAGCGCGTCGCCGCGTCTGCGACCTTGGTCGAGCGGCTGACCGACACGCCCGAGCGCCCGCAGATCCAGGTTTCGACCACGCTCGGCCAGGGCGACGGTTTCGCGCGCGTCCTCGCCCGCGCGGGCGTCGGGGCGGACGAGGCGCGGCAGGTGGCCGATCTCGTCGCGCAGGCGACCACGCTCGGCGACATCAAGCCGGGCACCAAACTCGATCTCACGCTCGGCCGTCGCCCGAACAAGCAGGTCGCCCGCCCGCTCGACCATCTCGCCTTCCGCGCCAAGCTGGAGCTGGCGCTGGAGGTCAACCGCGTCGACGGCGTGCTGAAGCTCAAGGAAATCCCGATCGCGGTGGACGAGACGCCGCTGCGCATCGTCGGCCGCGTCGGATCGAGCCTGCTCGCCGCCGCGCGCAATGCCGGCGCGCCGGCCAAGGCGATCGAGACCTATCTGCGCGCGATCGGCCAGCATCTCGCGATCCGCAGCGTCGGCGCCAACGACCATTTCGACCTGATCCTCGCGCATCGCCGCGCCGCCACCGGCGAGACCGAGACCGGCGGCCTGCTCTATGCCGGGCTCGACGAGGGCAAGAAGCAGTTGCGCCTGCTCAAATGGGATCTGGCCGGGCGTGAGCAGTGGTTCGACGCCGCCGGCGTGGGCGAGCAGCGCGGCGAGATGAAGATGCCGGTGCAGGGCCACCTCACCTCCAGTTTCGGCATGCGCTTCCACCCGATCCTCGGCTTCAGCCGAATGCATCAGGGCATGGATTATGGCGCACCGATGGGGGCGCCGATCGTCGCCGCTGCCGATGGCGTCATCAGCTTCGCCGGGCGCCATGGCGGCCACGGCAATTACGTCCAGATCCGCCACGACGGCGCGATGGGCACGGGCTATGCCCATATGAGCCGCATCATCGCGCGCATGGGCGAGCATGTCCGCGCGGGCCAACTGATCGGCTATGTCGGCTCGACCGGCCTGTCGACCGGGCCGCACCTCCATTTCGAGGTGTTCAAGAACAATGTCGCGGTGAACCCGCTCAGCGTGAAGTTCACCCAGGCGGCGCAGCTTGCCGGTTCCGAGCTGCAGCGCTTCCGCGCGACGCTGGCGCGGCTGCTCTCGGTGCGGAAGACGGGCTGA
- a CDS encoding circularly permuted type 2 ATP-grasp protein, translating into MAQFPGLPSWGQGWLDSYVAQAGRGDVVRDDMGRGARWWHHLFDGVAGLTEGRLQRLQDRIGRQVDEIGTAFRLPGDARERPWPLSALPLLIGEDEWRGLAAGIVQRAELLEQVLADIYGPARLVAEGRLPAPLVTGSRHFWRSMIGMAPSGGHRLHIYAVDLGRGPDGEWRVLTDHVRAPTGAGYALENRLAASRVMGTLQTRLNLQRLAPFFSSFREGLGAASKRSDPRIGLLTPGRYNQSYAEQAHLARYLGLLLVEGDDLAVRDNRLYVRTIEGLKRVDVLWRRMDTRFIDPLTFDSSSRIGVPGLMDAIAAGEAVVANAPGVGVVESPAFAAFLPALSRHLLGEPLKLPNIATWWCGQEGPCADMRGQLDELVVEPAFAEPVAGLPGGPTLGASLDPAARAALEAAMTLRPQDYVGREVVRLSTMPAVAGGRLVSRSFTLRAFAARDADGRWTVMPGGFTRLGDSADERAAVMGEGVSSADVGVVALNTVEPVSLMPSQVAIRRNPGTLPSRAADNLFWLGRYLERGEATLRLVRATLGGTIDADTGASLVPVTLDRLAMMLIATGAALIDEDEDEEEAGHGAIHDLAELAAAALDGQGSSSIRALFATIHGIAAGIRDRLSADVWRLIDLPLPPATASDATTMLARVGDLQERFAALAGLAAENMGRTAGWRFHDLGRRVERGLVACRLTRSFAGEAATADDLTTLLDLMDSQISYRARYMTGLALVPVRDLVVLDPYNPRSLAFQVARIREHLDALPSLRDDGLAEEQAAIAAELALMVATMQAESLSAATLLGCENRLMALSEAIATRFFLQGAETVRAPGMTLA; encoded by the coding sequence ATGGCACAATTTCCCGGCCTTCCCTCGTGGGGGCAGGGCTGGCTCGATTCATACGTGGCGCAGGCCGGACGCGGCGACGTGGTGCGCGACGACATGGGGCGCGGCGCGCGCTGGTGGCACCATCTGTTCGACGGCGTCGCCGGGCTGACCGAGGGCCGGCTGCAGCGACTGCAGGACCGCATCGGCCGCCAGGTGGACGAGATCGGCACCGCCTTCCGCCTGCCCGGCGATGCGCGCGAGCGGCCGTGGCCGCTCTCGGCGCTGCCGCTGCTGATCGGCGAGGACGAATGGCGCGGGCTCGCCGCCGGCATCGTCCAGCGCGCCGAACTGCTGGAGCAGGTGCTCGCCGACATTTACGGCCCCGCGCGGCTGGTCGCCGAGGGCCGTCTGCCCGCCCCGCTCGTCACCGGATCGCGCCATTTCTGGCGTTCGATGATCGGGATGGCGCCGAGCGGCGGCCATCGCCTCCATATCTATGCGGTCGATCTCGGGCGCGGGCCCGACGGCGAATGGCGCGTGCTGACCGATCACGTCCGCGCGCCGACCGGCGCCGGCTATGCGCTGGAGAACCGGCTCGCCGCCAGCCGCGTGATGGGCACGCTGCAGACGCGTCTCAATCTCCAGCGGCTCGCGCCCTTTTTCTCCAGCTTCCGCGAGGGGCTGGGCGCGGCGAGCAAGCGCTCGGATCCGCGCATCGGCCTGCTCACGCCGGGCCGCTACAACCAATCCTATGCCGAACAGGCGCATCTCGCGCGCTATCTCGGCCTGCTGCTGGTCGAGGGCGACGATCTCGCGGTGCGCGACAACCGCCTGTACGTGCGCACGATCGAGGGGCTCAAGCGCGTCGACGTGCTGTGGCGGCGGATGGACACGCGCTTCATCGATCCGCTGACGTTCGACAGCAGCTCGCGCATCGGCGTGCCGGGGCTGATGGATGCGATCGCCGCCGGCGAGGCGGTGGTGGCGAACGCGCCCGGCGTGGGCGTGGTCGAATCGCCCGCTTTCGCCGCCTTCCTGCCGGCATTGTCGCGCCACCTGCTCGGCGAACCGCTCAAGCTGCCCAACATCGCCACGTGGTGGTGCGGGCAGGAGGGCCCCTGCGCGGACATGCGCGGCCAGCTCGACGAACTCGTCGTCGAACCCGCCTTTGCCGAGCCGGTCGCCGGCTTGCCCGGCGGCCCGACGCTTGGCGCGAGTCTCGATCCGGCGGCGCGCGCGGCGCTGGAGGCGGCGATGACGCTGCGCCCGCAGGATTATGTCGGGCGCGAGGTGGTGCGCCTGTCGACCATGCCCGCGGTGGCGGGCGGGCGGCTGGTGTCGCGCTCGTTCACGCTGCGCGCCTTCGCCGCGCGCGACGCCGACGGGCGCTGGACGGTGATGCCGGGCGGTTTCACCCGGCTGGGCGACAGCGCCGACGAGCGTGCGGCGGTGATGGGCGAGGGCGTTTCCTCGGCCGATGTCGGCGTGGTCGCGCTCAACACCGTCGAGCCGGTGTCGCTGATGCCGTCGCAGGTGGCGATCCGCCGCAATCCGGGCACTCTGCCGAGCCGAGCCGCCGACAATCTGTTCTGGCTCGGCCGCTATCTGGAACGCGGCGAGGCGACGCTGCGGCTGGTGCGCGCGACGTTGGGCGGCACGATCGACGCCGATACCGGCGCGAGCCTCGTGCCGGTGACGCTCGACCGGCTGGCGATGATGCTGATCGCGACCGGCGCCGCGCTGATCGACGAGGACGAGGACGAGGAAGAGGCCGGCCACGGCGCGATCCACGACCTTGCCGAACTCGCCGCCGCCGCGCTCGACGGACAGGGTTCGTCGAGCATCCGTGCCTTGTTCGCGACGATCCACGGCATCGCCGCCGGCATCCGCGACCGGCTGTCGGCCGACGTGTGGCGGCTGATCGACCTGCCGCTGCCGCCGGCGACCGCAAGCGATGCGACCACGATGCTGGCGCGCGTCGGCGATCTGCAGGAACGGTTCGCGGCGCTGGCCGGGCTCGCCGCCGAGAATATGGGGCGCACCGCCGGCTGGCGCTTCCACGATCTCGGCCGGCGGGTCGAGCGCGGGCTGGTCGCGTGCCGGCTGACGCGCAGCTTCGCTGGCGAGGCGGCGACCGCCGACGACCTGACCACATTGCTCGACCTGATGGACAGCCAGATCAGCTATCGCGCGCGCTACATGACCGGGCTGGCTTTGGTGCCGGTGCGCGATCTGGTCGTGCTCGATCCCTACAATCCGCGCAGCCTCGCCTTCCAGGTGGCGCGCATCCGCGAACATCTCGACGCGCTCCCGTCGCTGCGCGACGACGGGCTCGCCGAGGAGCAGGCGGCGATCGCCGCCGAGCTCGCTTTGATGGTCGCGACGATGCAGGCCGAATCGCTTTCGGCGGCGACATTGCTCGGCTGCGAGAACCGGCTGATGGCGCTGAGCGAGGCGATCGCCACGCGCTTCTTCCTGCAGGGCGCCGAAACCGTGCGCGCGCCCGGCATGACCCTAGCCTGA
- a CDS encoding transglutaminase family protein — MRYAISHVTSFDYDFPVRFARCNLRLRPIDFDGQHLESHELTIDPPAAATRDRPAGYPVTNTGITVARAASTLRIESRAQVVVERVAPQPAADDPTVAEAARGAREAADLSALAPANYLFPSPLIAAFPEIAAWCATELRPERGVIEAGLALACAIKAGFVYDGSATQLDTSPAEAFAKRHGVCQDFAQIMISGARSAGLAAAYVSGYIRTIPPPGKARLQGADATHAWVLIWCGPARGWIGFDPTNGITMGPDHIVTGIGRDYADVAPIDGIFLGRDGQRIDVAVDVEPLD; from the coding sequence ATGCGCTACGCGATCAGCCACGTCACGTCGTTCGACTATGATTTCCCCGTGCGGTTCGCGCGCTGCAACCTGCGGCTGCGCCCGATCGATTTCGACGGCCAGCATCTCGAGAGCCACGAACTGACGATCGACCCGCCCGCCGCCGCAACGCGCGATCGGCCGGCCGGCTATCCGGTGACGAACACCGGCATCACCGTCGCGCGAGCGGCGTCCACGCTCCGCATCGAATCGCGCGCGCAGGTGGTGGTCGAGCGGGTCGCACCGCAGCCCGCCGCCGACGATCCGACGGTCGCCGAGGCGGCGCGCGGCGCGCGCGAGGCGGCCGACCTGTCGGCGCTGGCGCCGGCCAATTACCTGTTCCCCTCCCCGCTGATCGCCGCTTTCCCCGAGATTGCGGCGTGGTGCGCGACCGAGCTGCGGCCCGAGCGCGGCGTGATCGAGGCCGGGCTGGCGCTCGCCTGCGCGATCAAGGCCGGCTTCGTCTATGATGGCAGCGCGACCCAGCTCGACACCAGCCCGGCCGAAGCCTTCGCCAAGCGCCACGGCGTCTGCCAGGATTTCGCGCAGATCATGATCTCGGGCGCGCGCTCGGCCGGTCTCGCGGCGGCCTATGTCTCGGGCTACATCCGCACCATCCCGCCGCCGGGCAAGGCGCGGTTGCAGGGCGCCGACGCGACGCATGCGTGGGTGCTGATCTGGTGCGGGCCGGCGCGCGGCTGGATCGGCTTCGATCCGACCAACGGCATCACGATGGGGCCGGACCATATCGTCACCGGCATCGGCCGCGATTATGCCGACGTTGCACCGATCGACGGCATCTTCCTCGGCCGCGACGGCCAGCGGATCGACGTGGCGGTCGACGTCGAACCGCTCGACTGA
- a CDS encoding helicase-related protein gives MTRFAAEPLVAVLGPTNTGKTYLAVERMCGHSSGLIGFPLRLLAREVYDRVVAIKGRESVALVTGEEKIVPPNARWFLTTAESMPLDRDFAFVALDEAQLGADPERGHVFTDRLLRARGRDETMILGSESLRPMLRALVPDAEVTTRPRFSTLTYAGPAKLSRLPKRSVVVAFSAEEVYAVAEMLRRLRGGAAVVMGALSPRTRNAQVAMFQAGEVDYLVATDAIGMGLNMDVAHVAFASLRKFDGRRSRRLTIAEMAQIAGRAGRHQRDGTFGSLSLEGQNAQFDDEEVLAIEEHRFPSLDHLYWREGQPRLASLDTLIADLERKPSSPVLRPAPQAIDLAVLKRLADEPWVRERTSAPAMIRRLWDTCGLPDFRKTGAEPHARLIGRIFRHLSEDDRHIPVQWFADELARLDTVQGDVETLAGRLAAVRTWAYIAHRPDWLAEPPLWAERTRALEERLSDALHQRLTQRFVDRRTAVLMRDLGARGADLLPMKVAEDGTVTVDGEAIGELIGFRFKADASARHGDMKRLMAAAERRLGEELGRRARALAADEDAGFSLATDVGRPVALFWRGDVVARLVRGKGLLTPRIQLHRALEILQPAEKQAVIDRLQRWLDHHIGKALGPLQAIVAAARDPAQPPSIRALLAPLGQETGVAERRVLQPVLDAMDRALRPAVARLGVRIGTLDIFVPALLKPEAARWRVALAAAQDGIAMPALPPPGAVSVPTPPDAVTCNAFAMAGFRPLGAQMLRVDQVERLARTAHDARPDAAGGRAAFDPDPGLATSLGLASPSFSQLMMALGFRRADAGWAWKGQRPQPATAAAPAARPGNAFGALAGLRF, from the coding sequence ATGACGCGCTTCGCCGCAGAGCCGCTGGTCGCGGTGCTGGGTCCGACGAACACGGGCAAGACATATCTCGCCGTCGAGCGGATGTGCGGTCATTCTTCGGGCCTGATCGGTTTCCCGCTGCGGCTGCTTGCGCGCGAGGTCTATGACCGCGTCGTCGCGATCAAGGGGCGGGAATCGGTCGCGCTCGTCACCGGCGAGGAGAAGATCGTCCCGCCCAATGCGCGCTGGTTCCTGACCACGGCGGAATCGATGCCGCTCGACCGCGATTTCGCGTTCGTCGCGCTCGACGAGGCGCAATTGGGCGCCGATCCGGAGCGCGGTCACGTCTTTACCGATCGTCTGTTGCGCGCGCGCGGGCGCGATGAGACGATGATCCTCGGTTCGGAGAGCCTGCGCCCGATGCTGCGCGCACTCGTGCCCGATGCCGAGGTGACCACCCGGCCGCGTTTCTCGACGCTCACTTATGCCGGACCCGCCAAACTGTCGCGCCTGCCCAAGCGCTCGGTGGTCGTCGCCTTCTCGGCCGAGGAGGTCTACGCCGTCGCCGAGATGCTGCGCCGGCTGCGCGGCGGCGCGGCGGTGGTGATGGGCGCGCTCAGCCCGCGCACGCGCAACGCCCAGGTGGCGATGTTCCAGGCGGGCGAGGTCGATTATCTCGTCGCCACCGACGCGATCGGCATGGGCCTCAACATGGACGTGGCGCACGTCGCCTTCGCGAGCCTGCGCAAGTTCGACGGGCGCCGCTCGCGCCGGCTGACCATCGCCGAGATGGCGCAGATCGCCGGGCGCGCCGGCCGCCACCAGCGCGACGGCACGTTCGGCTCGCTCAGCCTCGAAGGACAGAATGCGCAGTTCGACGACGAGGAAGTGCTGGCAATCGAGGAGCATCGCTTCCCCTCGCTCGACCATCTTTACTGGCGCGAGGGGCAGCCGCGCCTCGCCTCGCTCGACACGTTGATCGCCGATCTGGAACGCAAGCCCAGCTCGCCGGTGCTGCGCCCCGCACCGCAGGCGATCGACCTTGCCGTGCTCAAGCGGCTGGCCGACGAGCCGTGGGTGCGCGAGCGGACGAGCGCGCCGGCGATGATCCGCCGGCTGTGGGATACGTGCGGCCTGCCCGATTTCCGCAAGACCGGCGCCGAGCCGCATGCGCGGCTGATCGGGCGCATCTTCCGCCACCTGAGCGAGGATGACCGCCACATTCCGGTGCAATGGTTCGCCGACGAACTTGCCCGGCTCGACACCGTGCAGGGCGACGTCGAGACGCTGGCGGGCCGGCTCGCGGCGGTGCGCACGTGGGCCTATATCGCCCACCGCCCCGATTGGCTGGCCGAGCCGCCTTTGTGGGCCGAGCGCACGCGCGCGCTGGAGGAACGGCTGTCGGATGCGCTGCACCAGAGGCTGACGCAGCGCTTCGTCGACCGGCGCACCGCCGTGCTGATGCGCGATCTCGGCGCGCGCGGCGCCGATCTGCTGCCGATGAAGGTGGCCGAGGACGGCACCGTCACGGTGGACGGCGAGGCGATCGGCGAGCTGATCGGCTTCCGCTTCAAGGCCGACGCCTCGGCGCGCCACGGCGACATGAAGCGGCTGATGGCGGCGGCCGAGCGGCGGCTGGGCGAGGAATTGGGCCGACGCGCGCGTGCGCTGGCGGCGGACGAGGATGCGGGCTTCAGCCTCGCGACCGACGTCGGACGGCCGGTGGCGTTGTTCTGGCGCGGCGACGTGGTGGCGCGGCTGGTGCGCGGCAAAGGGCTGCTGACCCCGCGCATCCAGCTGCACCGCGCACTGGAGATATTGCAGCCGGCCGAGAAGCAGGCGGTGATCGACCGGCTGCAGCGCTGGCTCGACCACCATATCGGCAAGGCGCTGGGGCCGCTGCAGGCGATCGTCGCCGCCGCGCGCGATCCGGCCCAGCCGCCGTCGATCCGCGCTTTGCTCGCCCCGCTCGGGCAAGAGACCGGCGTGGCGGAGCGGCGCGTGCTGCAGCCGGTGCTCGACGCGATGGACCGCGCGCTGCGCCCGGCGGTGGCACGGCTGGGCGTGCGGATCGGCACGCTCGACATCTTCGTGCCCGCCTTGCTGAAGCCCGAGGCGGCGCGCTGGCGCGTGGCGCTGGCGGCGGCGCAGGACGGCATCGCGATGCCGGCCTTGCCGCCGCCGGGCGCGGTGTCGGTGCCGACGCCGCCCGATGCCGTTACCTGCAACGCCTTCGCGATGGCCGGCTTCCGCCCGCTCGGCGCCCAGATGCTGCGCGTCGACCAGGTCGAGCGGCTGGCGCGCACCGCGCACGACGCGCGACCCGATGCTGCCGGCGGCCGCGCCGCCTTCGATCCCGATCCGGGCCTCGCCACCTCGCTCGGCCTCGCCTCGCCCAGTTTTTCGCAGCTGATGATGGCGCTGGGCTTCCGCCGCGCCGACGCCGGCTGGGCGTGGAAGGGGCAGCGACCGCAGCCGGCGACCGCGGCGGCGCCCGCCGCGCGGCCGGGCAACGCCTTCGGCGCCTTGGCGGGGCTGCGTTTCTAG
- the fdxA gene encoding ferredoxin FdxA has protein sequence MTYVVTDACIRCKYMDCVEVCPVDCFYEGDNMLVINPSECIDCGVCEPECPAEAILPDTEGGLEKWLELNATFSAQWPNITRKRDAPADADAWKGIADKYENEFSAEPGQGD, from the coding sequence ATGACCTACGTCGTCACCGACGCCTGCATTCGTTGCAAATATATGGACTGTGTCGAGGTGTGTCCGGTCGACTGCTTCTACGAAGGCGACAACATGCTCGTCATCAATCCCAGCGAGTGCATCGACTGCGGCGTGTGCGAGCCGGAATGCCCCGCCGAGGCAATCCTGCCCGACACCGAGGGTGGGCTGGAGAAATGGCTGGAGCTCAACGCCACCTTCTCGGCGCAATGGCCCAACATCACGCGCAAGCGCGACGCGCCGGCCGATGCCGATGCGTGGAAGGGTATCGCCGACAAATATGAGAATGAATTCTCGGCAGAACCCGGCCAGGGCGACTGA
- a CDS encoding RNA-binding S4 domain-containing protein: MRLDKYLWFVRIVKSRALAQQIAEAGHLRIDGRAVDRAHAEVRVGNVLSFALDDKVRIVRVETMPHRRGPTAEARACYTDLSPAQG, from the coding sequence ATGCGGCTCGACAAATATCTGTGGTTCGTGCGCATCGTGAAATCGCGCGCGCTGGCGCAGCAAATTGCCGAGGCCGGGCATCTGCGCATCGACGGCCGCGCGGTCGATCGCGCCCATGCCGAAGTGCGCGTCGGCAACGTGCTGAGCTTCGCGCTGGACGACAAAGTCCGCATCGTGCGGGTGGAAACGATGCCGCACAGACGCGGGCCGACGGCCGAAGCGCGCGCCTGCTATACCGACCTTTCGCCCGCCCAAGGTTGA